One stretch of Lachnospiraceae bacterium oral taxon 096 DNA includes these proteins:
- a CDS encoding carbamate kinase, with translation MGKKRLVISLGHKDLGINFPEQKKAIAKTAEFIADYIQAGWQTAIVHSNAPQVGMINTAMNEFAKNHEGYTNAPMSVCSAMSQGYIGYDLQNALRTALLRKGSSTPVSTILTQVTVDPFDEAFNAPTKKVGRYLSAEEAIEEEDKGNYTTEIAGKGFQRVVASPKPISIIEIDAIKALINADQAVICCGGGGIPVIQQNENLIGAGAIIEKDLASGLLATNLDADTLMILTSVDHVFTNFGKDNQTSISSMTVAQARQYIANGEFEASSMLPKVEAAIQFVSSGEGKRAIITSREQSLAALENKAGTIITA, from the coding sequence ATGGGAAAGAAAAGATTAGTTATTTCCCTTGGACACAAGGATTTAGGAATAAATTTTCCAGAGCAAAAAAAGGCGATTGCAAAGACGGCTGAATTTATTGCTGATTACATTCAAGCAGGTTGGCAAACCGCCATTGTTCACTCCAATGCTCCACAGGTAGGGATGATCAATACAGCAATGAATGAATTTGCCAAAAATCACGAAGGTTATACCAACGCTCCAATGAGCGTCTGCTCTGCAATGAGCCAAGGTTATATTGGCTATGACTTACAAAATGCACTTCGCACTGCTCTCCTTCGCAAGGGTTCTTCCACACCTGTGAGCACCATCCTCACTCAGGTCACCGTAGATCCATTTGACGAGGCCTTCAATGCCCCAACCAAAAAAGTAGGACGCTATCTCAGTGCTGAGGAAGCCATTGAAGAGGAAGACAAGGGAAATTATACCACTGAAATTGCTGGAAAGGGATTCCAGAGAGTGGTAGCTTCACCTAAACCAATCTCTATTATAGAAATTGACGCCATCAAGGCTCTTATCAATGCTGACCAGGCAGTGATTTGCTGTGGTGGCGGTGGCATTCCTGTCATTCAGCAAAATGAAAATCTCATTGGTGCAGGTGCAATTATTGAAAAAGACCTGGCAAGTGGTCTCCTCGCCACAAATCTTGATGCTGACACCTTAATGATTTTGACCTCTGTAGACCATGTATTTACAAATTTTGGTAAGGACAACCAGACATCCATTTCTTCAATGACCGTTGCACAGGCAAGACAATACATTGCCAATGGAGAGTTTGAGGCTTCGAGCATGTTGCCTAAGGTGGAAGCTGCCATTCAATTCGTTTCCTCTGGTGAGGGAAAAAGGGCGATTATTACCTCAAGAGAGCAAAGCCTTGCTGCACTTGAAAATAAGGCGGGAACCATTATTACTGCCTAA